The genomic segment GGTATAACTAGATTAAATGAACTGCCATGTTAACCTGTACTACTCATTTATTTGAATGACATAACAGGGACCATCTTTTTCAACTGATGAATTATTTAAAACGTAGATCTGTAATGAATAGATTGGCTGGGATGATTTACACATATGGAGGGTCAATCAGAATGCAAAAACCGAATGATGAGGCGAGGAAAATTTACAAAGAGTAAAATGAGAAGATTGTTCCCCAACGTATGATGCTGTTTCTATAAGCCTGCCTCTAATTCTACACATTTCTACAGCAAATACAGCTGTGGTCTCTGTCGTGAAACCAGGGACTGAGAGATGTAATATTTTTGGAGCGaaagcaaacagcagcagctggaGTTTGCTTTGCAGGAGGTATAATAAATGATGTGTCAGAACCTGTACCTAATATTTGTCCCATATTAAAACCCACGTCATTATTCACAGGCTGTGGTGAAGGTTCTCTTAGGCAGAGAGTACACTGGGATGGCCTATTTTAGGAACCGCATTGGGGGATAACAGCCCGAACCAGGGAAGCGAAACCAGCTCAAATAGCAGGATGTTTGGGTAAAGAAAACTTAAGTACAAACCCAGAGCTCCTGTGTGAAACCACTTATATAGTGTAGTGGGTGTTAGATTAACCTGTACACTTCATTACAAATGTGTCATTTGGAATGTATGAGCTTAGCATGTAAGCAAACACCCACAATAAACGTTTTAATGTAGCTGTCTTACAGTTCTGACATGCAGGGCTTTCTCTCCCCTGACCTGATTTGACGGTCTTCTTGGAGGAAACCACAAGTTTGTCCTAGACAGGTGAAGTTACAGAAACCCCCAGTGAAGACCCAGATCAGGATCACCCCTTTGCTTTTCTCATCATTCAGACCCCACAGTTCATCCTCCATCCTTTGCAGAGTGAACATAATTAATGTAGTCTGGGAAGCGGAACTTCTACCGTTTCACGCAAACTCCCGCTAAGGGGGTGACACCGGAGTAGTCTTTGGGGAGGAGGTGCTTTCTGCACTCGGACATATCTGATGGCTTTGCCAGGACAAGGCGAACAGATCGGCCACATGGGAATCTAACATACCTGGCTCCGTGGTTATGGGACGTCCGGTGAGGTATTCTTCAGTGTCCGGGCGAAACACACAGAAAAGCCGATGCCTTCATCAGTCAGCGCCGACGGACACTTAGATTTACTACAGAAATGCCAGAAGATAAAGGAACAAGCAGCCTTTTCTTGACCCATAAAGGTAGCTTGTGTTCAACACTGTACTAAGTTGTAGACGCATTACTGAGAGGCCATCAAGAGGTTCAGTTGAGAATTTTGTATATATTACGTCTATCACTCATGCTCTAGGTTGGATGAAGAATAACTTGGTTAGAATTAACCATCATCTGCTGTTTAAATATGACGAACACAGCTGATGTGGCTTGTGGGAGTATTAATATGCAACTTTGTGTTACAGTCAATAATATATTACTTCACTGACGACAGTTTTAATTAACAGGAAATGGAAAAACAAAGTACTCCCATGacctacatttaaaaaaaaaaatcatcttaaCTCATAACATATTTAATTCAagaaaacattacatttaattatggGGGAAAATGAGCGCGCGCTGCACTGTGAATTACATGCACGGCACAGAGTAATATTCCTGCACAGTGAAGTGCTTCCTGGCGGGATACAGGCCGGATATTTGGAGGCCTCTCCTTGGCTTTGGCTCTCACTCCGAGGAGTGAGGTGATCCTCCCAGTGAAACTCACCCATTTTTCAGTTGATAAATGGTTAGGTGAATAGGGAAGGTTGCAGGGGGCTCCAGCATGATGTTTGGTGGAGTTCAGAGGTTCTGCTGGCCTGCCTTACGGGAAATTCAATGCACTAGAAGTGcctggtgaagagaggggcCTCTTCATCGGGGTCCAGAATCAGTCCATGCCTGTGGATGCGGTATGAGCTATGCTGGAGACACACGTGCTACATTGTTCCTGGGGTCATATGGACCCCACCCAAACTGCAGACCAGCAGAGTGCGCTCTGTAAACTTCAGTGTACatttccatccctccatccatctctcAGCTTATCATGGACAGAAGGGGAAACccagagcctattccggaaaaCAAAGGGCAGAAGACTGAGTGCATTCTGGACAGGattgccagtccatctcaggacaCACATAAGCACATTCACTCACAATCAAACACAGGGGGTAAATAGGTCATTAAGCTGCTGATAAACATGTGACTATTACTCTTAGTAGTTTCCCTATCCAGGATAAGCTCCTTATACCCTCAACCCCAACAATCGTCAATTGTTTCATATTGTAAACAGACATTTTCTTGAAATCGCCCAGTCATACACTGATGAGGCAGTAAGTAAATcttgaataaaaatgtaaaagcaGGAGCCAAAAAACAGAGAGTAACAAAGAAAGACACAAACGTGTTGGTTTACAGGGCTGCCCTTTCTGTGGCAGCACAATGAAGTCTAGATATTGCTGGAAGGCAGATTAGATTACAGAAGAAATCCGCAGGAAATATCCGAGAGCAGGACTGCAGGAACTCAACGATGGCCTTGTGAAGTGGCTCTGCGACACAATCTCCTGAAATGGTGAGAACTGACAAGAACACTGATGTGGAAAGAAGGTTTTACAAAATGTGGGCACTTCCTGACACTATCGGCCTGCGCGGCACAGGCAGAGGAACACAACCCATTTCACGACAGCAGTGAAACTGCTCCCACCGGACCCAGCCAGTCTCGTCTTCTGTTCTGAACAAAGATGCACTCTCTGCAAAAATGACCCTcaagttgagagagaaaaaaatgctCCAAGTTCCATTCAGACACTTACGGCTACAGCCTTTGAATAATTCAGGGGAGTCtaagttttattttttgtacacAGAATGAAGCAATTACCTGCTCAGTTTAGCATTACTGATTAGCTGATACCGGTCAGCAAGAATGAAATGAGTACTGTGGGTGAACAAGGTGCATCCGGATCCACAGGTTTGGTCACGGTGAGAATGAGATCTGTGACCAGACTTGCAAAGTTCAAGCCAAACTCTTTGAGCTCCTATAAAACTAAGTTTGGAACAGAAGTTCTTTACCAGAGCATCATAAATCCATCGTCAGACACGGAGACAGCAGCGATCGCAAAGGTCGTCTTGATGACATCACACCACAGCCATAAACATTTCAACATCTTCCACACCACCGAGTGCTGATCGTCAGCATTCACCCTGCATTGCCGACTCTGCTGTAAAGCCGGATTGCAATACGCCAGAGCACATTTCACCAGGGGTAATTATGTGCTGCTACTGCAATGAAAGTCATTCGGCAAGGCATTTCTAACAACCAATTAGAAATTAGATATGATTACCAATAGACGGTCATTTTGGCTGCATGATTCAGTTCATTTGAGGATTACAGACTGTTTGCTAAGGTGACTCTCAAGCTGGACTAGCAAGTAGGGTAGCAGAGGAAGGTTCCTATTAAAAATACAAGCAGGCTGGattttaaaatgacagtttttcCCACCTCGTTCCACCAAGTGAGATTACATTTTAAGCCCTCGCAGGACAGCCAGACTGTGTCAGAGAAATATAAGGCGCGAGTCCATGATGGTTAAAGAAGCTGGCGAGTCCCTCTTTCTCTAAAAAGGTCGACAACACTGCTTCAGATGGGACAGTTACAAGTCTGCAGCAGGCAGTGCAGGAGACCTGAGCCTCCTAGTGGGATAAGCCTGCTAAATGACCCATGTCTCATGTCAACATAACGGCAAAGCCACGACACCACCCTCAATGTCCCCCATAGCCTTGGATACACAGGTACCTTCTGGATCAGGTCCTTTGGGGCGCCAAGTGGTCATCACGTGGTTTGCACTAATGAGACCTGCGGAAGTAGAAGTGGGACACCAAGTGACTCGAAGCTACAGAGCTCCTCTGCGCATTCTGCACCAAGATGCTCATGAGGATTAAAAATGAACGGATCTCTAATGCGAACGGCTCAGATACAGCACTTTGAGATTATAGGTGGCAGATGTGAGGATAATAATCTAGTCTTTAATTCAGTGCAGTAATTCAGTTTCTGATTCTAAAAGTTACATAATCAACAATGTTTTAGGGTCATCAAAGCCATGCAACTTGGCCAAATGCTTCCCGTAGAACTCGCGACAGCACAGCTGAAGGGACGTTCATTCATGTCGGCAGATTCCTGTGGGAACAGATTCAATGAACTGCTCAACCCAAGCCGGAGAGATCATCAGAGGGCGTGAGAGACAGCTTCTTCATACGTCACTTTGAAAGACACCACCAGCATAACTCTTTGTCCTCACGTTGCTTCAGTATTAACGAAGACCTTGTGATGCATGATGAAAaactgacaatgtcctaatttCTCTTACCTCTCTGGACAATAAGGGGAGCACAGTCCATTCCCAAATCACTGGCGCTGGGCCAATCCATGTGAGGGAACCTTCCGGAACCTTTGGCCCTGAAGTGCATGATCAGCAGGCTGCGGGCACAAGCTGTGCCCTTTCTCTCACTGTCCATACGTCACCGTGAGGAGCCGACCTCCTCTCACGGGAACGTAAAGGTGAACAAGGAAGCAAGACCAACGTGTTGCAATTACAAGCCAATTTATTATGTTATTACAACAGCAGCTTTCccgggacttgaaccagcaagcTTCAGGGTTATGACTCCATGTCCTTAGCCACTATGCTGCCTGCTGGCCATATCCCCCTATTAAAACGGGGTTTGCTTTGCATGGTACCCCAAACTCTCAGAACAATGAGATGAAAAGATGTATAACCTTAGAACAGATTCACCTAACAACTGACCCTTCAGTTCACCATATAGCCACAAGTAATAATGCAGCACCTCAGGTGAAAGACTGATGCCCGCCTGCTAGTATATAAAATCtccttataaaaaaaaaaaaaaaaaaaaaaaaaaaaaaattcggaTGTAAAAAAGATAACAGACAAGATCATTTTTAACCCTGCTTCACTCCACACAGTAACATGGGTACAACATTTTAGTCCAGTGGCTTAGTCTGACAGCCTACCGTGTCGAAATCACTCAATATAAAATCCTGTACAAATGCTATATAAACAAAAAGGCCGCAATAATAGTATATTCAAAACATATATTAGGTTAATTTTAGTAAGAGCAGCCAGGGAGAATTATTTTAACATCACCCAGGGGTCCTAAGTGATTTTGAACCAGCCTGTGTAACTAACTAGTATCTAGTACTGAGAATAACCCATGTGAACCAAACCCAAGCTAAAATATGTAGTGTCCAGCTGATTAATAAACACTCAGATATGGCTGTATGCATAACCACTATGTATAACTAAGCTTCAATGTATCATAAATATCAGaacatttacattttcttgGTTATACATAATgccattacaaaaaaaatatgatctgaaaggctatatatatatatatatatctctccAAAGGATGGTGGTGCGTAGCCATTATTCATAGGCATACAGATGTATAGTGTCCAGTTCTGCCTAAACCAATTCACACTCATTTCGGCTTCTCACTCACTCATGGCGTTTGATGGGAGGCATCAGACAACCAGACAGAAAACCTTCCAGAACAGAAGTTAAACTCTTTGAAGCCCCACCTAAGGGACGTAGCATGTGAGATATTCCTTTGTCTTCAAACAAAAACGAAAGagtttattacattttatttacatgaAAGTAAAAAAAGCAGGCATTTAATGTAATTAAGCTTCTGCAGGTATTCTTTGTGTAGTAATAGGGGCATTTAGCCCGTTGAAAAGGACGCAAGCACATGGAGCTTGTATGAAAGACAGGAGGCACGCTGGTCTGTGAAATCCCAAATGTTTAATTGCAAAGGGACATTGCACACAGACGCTCGATGCGAGACGGGCTGGGAAAGGGGCCATTTCTCTGTCTGATACTAACACAAACTCTCCGCTGGGGGTTTCGGGTCTGTCACGAGAACAGGCACGTTGGCTTCCGCTTTTGGTTTCTGAGAGTTGACAGAATTGCACTTAGCTTTGAAAGTTCTGTTAAAACAGAGTTTCTTAGGGAAGGCAGGTAAGGCCCTGTCTTTCTTGTCCTTTCGCGCCTGCTTGCCCTTCTTGCCGTCCTCCTCTTGTGTGCCTGACGCCGACTCGGCCTGGTCCCGCCTGCCGTGCACCTCCTGTAATACCCCTGTGTGCTCTATGTCTCCTCCCTCTGCACAGGTGGCCGGTTTCTCCTCTCTGGAGTCTGTGGCCGGGCTCATGCAGCAGGGCCCTGCATAGTGACGGCCCACCTCCTCACCATGGGCCTTGGGGGAGTTGTTGGGTACAGCAACCACTGGTTGCTGCTGGACCTGCTCCTGGCCCGCGGAGGTGCAGTAATTTCGGAGGGGGCAGCTGTGGGGGCACAGTCTGTTGGTCCGGTAGTGTGGGGGGGCATGGTGTACATGGTGTGTGCGACACTCTGCCAATGTGTATGTGGCCTCCAGGGCTGAGAGTGCAGACTGACCCTTCGGGGCACTAGTGTGACGTGGGGTGCACTGCATGCAGACATCttccccagcctgggggcaggaACGGGGGGTCCACTGCACGCCTACACACTGGTGGgcttccccacagctgcagttcCTGTGGGGGGTGTACTGGTCCCCCCGAGTCAGCTCTGCAGTCATCCCCACTACattctctgggccccctgtaCTACCAGGCTCCTCTTTGCTTTGGAAATGCGCTTGGATGCAGGAGCTTTGGGGGGGTGCGCCGTTGCAAAGCCGTGAGCAGACCTTCGCGTACTCAGCCCCACCcttctccccaccccccacgttGGAGGCCAGTGGTTCAAGCTCGTAATGCTCATGTGCCACGTCCCCCCCTCGGCTGTCAAGTTGGTACTTACCGCCATGGCATAGCTTGCCCTGGCCCCAAACTCCAGGAGCCCCTACCGACTGGTCAGAGAAAGCGTGGCAACGGAGCTTCTTAGGCAGGGGAATCTGGCCACACGCACCCTGGGGTCCAAGGCACCTGCACAAGCACTGGAAGAAGAAGGTGGCAAAGGCCCAGCTGATGCACATGATCAGCATCATGAAGGTGCCCAGCTGAGTGTAGGCCAGCACCGTGGACGGCATCATCATGGCGCCTGCCACAAATGTGGTGAGGGCCGCCATTGCAATGGCGGAGCCCATCCTGCTCAAGGAAAACACCACCTTCCCCTCTCTGTCCGACTCCGGTGAAAGGCGGTAGGCCACGCCATAGTGAACAGCGAAGTCGACGGAGAGGCCCACGGCCACAGAGATGGTAACCGACTCCAACACGTTTAGCTCCCACCCAAGGAGCACCAAGGATCCCACTGTCACAAAGATGGTTCCGGCTATGGATATGATGGCATAGAGGCTTATGACAATGTTCCATGTGGTGAGGAGCATCACACTGAAGGCGACAACCACTGACAGAGCCATGGCGATGAGAGTGCCATCTGACAGGCTGTCCTGCAAGTCGTAAAACTCCAGGTTGCTGACAAACCACCCATAGCTGAGACCCACGGGGGCTGTCTTGAGCTCCTCCTTTATCCAGAAGTCCACTTCGCGGTAAAACTGGTGCATCTTCTCATAGGCCAGTGTGAAGAGGTAGTTGCTCTGGAACTCCAGAACAACAGCCCTAATGGTGTCATTGATGTCAAACCTTGGGCCTGGCGTCTTGCTGTCCAAGTGGTAAATTGTACTTCGGTCCAACTCCATGATAGCTCTTTTAATACACAGCTCAAACACATCCTGCTTGTAGGGGAAAGTCGACTGGCTGCAGCAAGGGTAAACCGGGGCTTCATCACAGTCCTGGTTCTCCATCCACTGCTTGAAGGTCTCCATGAAGCAACTGGTGAAGTCTTGCTTGTCTGACTGGTGGATGAAACTCTGGTTCCTCAGTTTCTGGCAGAAGTTCAAGATCCACATCTGAGAGGTTGGGCTGGCTATGTTGAAGGTGCTATCCAGTGTCAGTTTCCCTTTGTTTTTGGGGTTAAGAGGATCTCCGTTGTCAACTGGTGTAACCCCCCATATGATAATGACTGGCATGTGAAGTTCCTCTCCATGGTGGACGCGCTCGAACATGAAGAGTTTCTTGTACTCTGCGTCATAGCGCTCGAATGGGTGAGAGGACCTGAAGACCTGGAACTCCGACAGCTCCAGGGAAGGAAGCTTCATTTTGGGGTGAACACACACAACATAAGCACCACCTACGGTGAGGCCAAAGAACAGAAGTAGCCAGGCATACCGAAATTTTATCACAAGGCAGGGCAGGATCTTCTCAAAAAATATCCTTGATATTTttgagatggtaaacagacactTGTCCATTTTCTGGCACATAAATGTCCATATGTTTTTGGTATCATAGGCCCTCTGCTGTGGACCCCTGAAGCAGGTGAAGACGTTGAGCAGGTAGCGCTCATGCAGGACCACCACAGCTGGGAGCCAAGTGACCATCAGGACATAGTTGACGAGTATGGCAGTGCCCGCATAGACACCGAAGCAGCGGATTGCCGTGATGTTGCTGACGTAGTTGGCGTAGAAGGCAGCGGCGGTGGTGAAGCTGGTGACAAACATGGAGAGGGCGGCGTGCTGGAGGGTGACACCCACCGTCTGGGAGAGCTCCCAGTTTGGCTTGTCACCCTTTGTGTAGTTCCACACGTCGCACAGCACAAAGGCATCATCGGCGCCGATGCCCACTAGGATGATGAGTGCGGTCAGGTTCATGAAGGGAAAGAACTCGAAGTTGAAGACGACTCGGTACAGGAAGTAGGACACAATCAACGAGCTGATGATGGCGAACATCGTCATCAGCGTGATGAATATGGACTTTGTGTAGACGCACATTACGACGAGCACAATCACTATGGCGATGGCAGGATACACAGTATCCGTTAGCAGGTAGTCCTGGAATAAGTTATGCTTGATCCCAAACTCGATGCCTGTGATGGTTGTGATGCCATCCGAGGAGTTCCACTTCTCAAAGTTGTCCAGGTAGATGTCCATCATGGTCTCCCCTTTCTCTGTCGGGGAAAAGAGCATGCTGTACTTCAAGGCGGGAGCAGGATGCTCAGAGGCCTTCGGACTCAGGAAGTCCTTGTCCACCAGGAAATGCAGAATCTGGTAGACGGCATTGTATTTGGTGCACTTGCGGGGGATGTTGGCGCACTTGAGCTGGTCCTTCCTGCGAGTGGCCATGTCCCAGCACTCGGGGCCCAGGGTCCCATTGTGGTAGTACTTGGCGCAGGAGCGCAGGATTTTCAGTGTGTGAGAAACGTCGCGTTCTGTGATCTTCTGACAGGATGACCTGTTGTTCAGTAGGGCGATGTAGTTTCCCAGGGTCCAGCTGGGGCAGCAGGACACGTCAGAGGTTCGCTGGCAAAGATTCCAGTACTGGGGGTGTGACCGAACCTGTAGGAGAGATATGGATATGGTGTCAACATGGGCAGACTTGCGTGTTAATTATTGCTGCATAAGTAATGGCTTTCTATTCAGACAACTATTTTATTTAGACAGTGCACTGTGAAGGCAAGCAGACCCTCAACGACAACTCAACTATCGTTTTTCCATTGCTGATAAATGCTAACTTCAATGCTATGTAAATTTCACATGTCCACCTGTGACGCTGTTCTTATAGTCAAACCCTTACATACATGGGGGTCACAGTCTAGAGAAGGGTGCTGTATATATATGGGCTTCAGTTTGATGTCAGACTTAGGATGCTGGTTCCCAAATAGCCAAATGTAGTGTGTTGCTCCTCCTGTCTAGAGCTGGAGGTGTGACTGGTCACAATTACAGTTACAGGGAGTGAGAGCCCTACATACCCGGATGTTGTCCACGTTGCACATGGATTTGATGGCTTGGACGTTCCACAGGTTCTTTCCCTCAGCAGACGCAAACACCAGCCTGGAGTAGCGGTCACCTGCAGACACAGAGCAGGTATCAGCGACAGCTTTAACCTTCAGACCAAAGACCCCACAGGGTTCTCACCTGGCACATCGCAAAACAGGCCATCCCGGCCAAAGTCCCACTCTGCCTGCCTTTTCTTCCGCTCAAAGTGGTCCTCTGCCCATCTATCCTCTTGGTGACTGACAGCACAGGGAGACAGAAAAGTGACACGGCACTGAAAGTATGGAGGGACATGGCATCTGCAAGCACTTCTACACACTACACTCATACCTCCGCCCCTTTAATgaaggggatttttttttttaatcagcaaTCTAAAGAGAAACAGGAAAGAGGTCTTGGCTAACAGGCCACAGGGTCAACAGAAGTTGGGTAAACTGGTCCACTAACGAGGAATTTCTGCTTAATAAAAGGGCTGACAGGAGAGATGGAATGGCGGGATCCAGATGCAGATATCTGATGAAAGGTTTGGCCAAGGGAGATTTTCGAGGCATGGCTTCAATTACGGGAATCAGCCTTGGAAATGATCAGGGATCAGTAATGGAGATAAGTAACGGGAAACAGGCCACAGAACTTCAATGAGGGGAAGAAAGCATCAGCCATTAGGGACCATTTTGGGAAAAATTAATATTTAGTGCTTACACCAAAAACTAGGGCGTGTCCTGAAAATGTAACTACACATGATCTGCAATAAAAagaatgtgtatatatgtgaagTGCGTAACACGCTCCACTTAAGCCGAGCTGTCTGAAAGGGTACTTCCTATGCCATCTTCATAGGTACCTTTTGGCCTGCTCATCAGCGTATTTGAATGGGTAGTTTGCCAATGTTGCCTTATACCCGGTGTTCTTCACCATGTTGTTCCATGTGACTAGCCGCTGGCCAATCGCAGTGCCTCGCGGTTCAAACCCCTAAACCAAGATGGAGACACGAGAAAGAATACCATGAAATTAGTGAACCTGAATAAAGGACTGAAGAGATATGAGAGAAACACAGACGCATCAATGCAAAGTGAACTCAGCGGAGAACTCCATCAATCAGAAGCTATCGCATCTGCTAGCAATTCCACACAGCCCTTTGGTGACCTCTTCCCTCTGCCCGTCTTCTCTAGAAGTTTAAGGAGAGCTTGACGTTCTCCATCCCTGTTTCAGGGCCTCCCTAAAAGGTCAGGTGCTCCTAAAGCTGGGAAACCGCAATTGCGAACAGCTGCAAGTCCACATTACTGCGCCAAGCGAGCGCATGGACGGGGTTTGGGGAGATAGTGTAGGCCTCGCTAGGTGTCTAATCGTGGTGCTCACTCACCAGAAGTGGATCAGAGAAGTCAGGGAGGTCCGGCACGAGAATCCCAACCAAGGCACACACCACAATAAGGACGGTACACACCCCCAGCACAACCACAGGCCAGTCAGCAATCAGGGCCGCATAGCTGTGAAGGGAAAGTGCCAGGCTGTCAGTACCAGGAACTCTGGAAGCCCAAATAGCATAGCAGGCAAAGCCCTGAAATGCTGTCGGTTTATAGGCACTAAGACATGGGATTCCCATGGGCTCTGTCATCACTGAGGGGAACCTGTGGTCCTTCACTTTAGAACCAGAAATGGGCGGCAGAAGGGGGACAGATACAAAGGAAATCTAGCAGG from the Brienomyrus brachyistius isolate T26 chromosome 19, BBRACH_0.4, whole genome shotgun sequence genome contains:
- the disp1 gene encoding protein dispatched homolog 1; its protein translation is MALSDGNGDVPLFSNGSIPASATGVDVGAPAWDREASSPRGQPPREPTCTKVSQNGVTGHHSTLRLSLLPVDAPRPSTFLPASLPPPCCHRCPFHPPPCCHGNQQECHIFPNHPPLHTGCSHQATPSLCLHHRWQEHFQNQPAGPGMAAVSPARALRFPRSYAALIADWPVVVLGVCTVLIVVCALVGILVPDLPDFSDPLLGFEPRGTAIGQRLVTWNNMVKNTGYKATLANYPFKYADEQAKSHQEDRWAEDHFERKKRQAEWDFGRDGLFCDVPGDRYSRLVFASAEGKNLWNVQAIKSMCNVDNIRVRSHPQYWNLCQRTSDVSCCPSWTLGNYIALLNNRSSCQKITERDVSHTLKILRSCAKYYHNGTLGPECWDMATRRKDQLKCANIPRKCTKYNAVYQILHFLVDKDFLSPKASEHPAPALKYSMLFSPTEKGETMMDIYLDNFEKWNSSDGITTITGIEFGIKHNLFQDYLLTDTVYPAIAIVIVLVVMCVYTKSIFITLMTMFAIISSLIVSYFLYRVVFNFEFFPFMNLTALIILVGIGADDAFVLCDVWNYTKGDKPNWELSQTVGVTLQHAALSMFVTSFTTAAAFYANYVSNITAIRCFGVYAGTAILVNYVLMVTWLPAVVVLHERYLLNVFTCFRGPQQRAYDTKNIWTFMCQKMDKCLFTISKISRIFFEKILPCLVIKFRYAWLLLFFGLTVGGAYVVCVHPKMKLPSLELSEFQVFRSSHPFERYDAEYKKLFMFERVHHGEELHMPVIIIWGVTPVDNGDPLNPKNKGKLTLDSTFNIASPTSQMWILNFCQKLRNQSFIHQSDKQDFTSCFMETFKQWMENQDCDEAPVYPCCSQSTFPYKQDVFELCIKRAIMELDRSTIYHLDSKTPGPRFDINDTIRAVVLEFQSNYLFTLAYEKMHQFYREVDFWIKEELKTAPVGLSYGWFVSNLEFYDLQDSLSDGTLIAMALSVVVAFSVMLLTTWNIVISLYAIISIAGTIFVTVGSLVLLGWELNVLESVTISVAVGLSVDFAVHYGVAYRLSPESDREGKVVFSLSRMGSAIAMAALTTFVAGAMMMPSTVLAYTQLGTFMMLIMCISWAFATFFFQCLCRCLGPQGACGQIPLPKKLRCHAFSDQSVGAPGVWGQGKLCHGGKYQLDSRGGDVAHEHYELEPLASNVGGGEKGGAEYAKVCSRLCNGAPPQSSCIQAHFQSKEEPGSTGGPENVVGMTAELTRGDQYTPHRNCSCGEAHQCVGVQWTPRSCPQAGEDVCMQCTPRHTSAPKGQSALSALEATYTLAECRTHHVHHAPPHYRTNRLCPHSCPLRNYCTSAGQEQVQQQPVVAVPNNSPKAHGEEVGRHYAGPCCMSPATDSREEKPATCAEGGDIEHTGVLQEVHGRRDQAESASGTQEEDGKKGKQARKDKKDRALPAFPKKLCFNRTFKAKCNSVNSQKPKAEANVPVLVTDPKPPAESLC